From a single Girardinichthys multiradiatus isolate DD_20200921_A chromosome 17, DD_fGirMul_XY1, whole genome shotgun sequence genomic region:
- the LOC124882978 gene encoding uncharacterized protein LOC124882978, translating to MVQRKAAIKLSEATLNRWEGPVWYVNHQVAPNPHSVTTPVRLVWDSSQRFEGQSINDILLKGPDVLNLIRAVLLRFRRGVHAALGDIKKIYNSVWLEDLERHLHRFLWRDSPREEISEFTIARVNIGDRPAGCIAQIAMRETAKPPMFDCCVEEQRILEEDCYVDDILTSDNNPELLQNHIKKVEEILQAGGFFLKPWILSGQSGRQNTSLEKDISSPNKGKVFILPNQLKEEDNKALGVGYLVEEDKLYVMTSINFSKRRKRMKVGQDLREEEVKINTPNPLTRRELLSQVASLFDPIGLATPIKQKGAILVRKAFQEARSGDKAVDTWDQPLSDGLRNEAIELFQE from the coding sequence ATGGTGCAAAGAAAAGCAGCAATTAAACTGTCAGAGGCAACTTTAAACAGGTGGGAAGGACCTGTGTGGTATGTAAACCATCAGGTGGCACCAAATCCTCACTCTGTAACCACTCCTGTGCGCTTAGTATGGGACAGCAGTCAAAGATTTGAAGGGCAGAGTATCAATGACATTCTGCTGAAAGGTCCtgatgttttaaatcttataCGTGCTGTTTTACTTAGGTTCAGAAGAGGAGTACATGCTGCCTTGGgagacattaaaaaaatatacaactCTGTATGGTTAGAGGACCTAGAGAGACACCTGCACAGATTTCTCTGGAGAGACAGCCCAAGAGAGGAAATCAGTGAGTTTACTATTGCCAGAGTTAATATTGGGGATCGTCCCGCTGGATGTATTGCCCAAATAGCAATGCGGGAAACAGCAAAACCACCAATGTTTGATTGTTGTGTAGAGGAGCAGAGGATTCTGGAAGAAGACTGTTATGTTGATGACATTTTAACATCTGACAATAATCCAGAACTTTTGCAAAACCACATAAAGAAGGTGGAAGAAATCTTGCAAGCTGGAGGATTTTTTTTGAAACCATGGATCTTGTCAGGCCAAAGTGGGAGGCAAAACACTTCTTTAGAAAAGGACATTTCCTCTCCTAATAAAGGAAAAGTCTTTATACTCCCCAACCAGTTGAAGGAGGAGGACAACAAGGCTTTGGGTGTTGGATACCTGGTGGAAGAAGATAAACTCTATGTGATGACATCAATCAACTTCtcaaaaagaaggaaaagaatGAAGGTGGGACAGGACCTAAGAGAGGAGGAAGTTAAGATAAATACTCCAAATCCTCTCACTAGAAGAGAACTTCTGAGCCAAGTAGCCAGCCTCTTTGATCCCATTGGTCTAGCTACACCTATCAAACAGAAGGGGGCAATTTTAGTGAGAAAGGCTTTTCAAGAAGCCAGAAGCGGAGATAAAGCAGTGGACACCTGGGACCAACCACTTTCGGATGGGCTTAGAAATGAGGCTATTGAACTGTTCCAAGAATGA